The following are encoded together in the Synergistaceae bacterium genome:
- a CDS encoding ATP-binding cassette domain-containing protein → MSLIQVKNLCKSFGSLKVLQGVNLEVDEGEKIAIIGGSGCGKSVFLRSLELLEVPDSGQIFIDGEEITARSADVNRIRRKMGMVYQKFYLFSHMNVLDNLCLAPVKLLGISRKEAEEQAMDWLAKVGLTSKAHSMPAKLSGGQQQRIAICRSLMMKPKVLLFDEPTSALDPTMVGEVLAMIRMLTKHNMTMLIVTHEMNFAREVADRVLFFADGGIYEQGTPDKIFDSPEREKTIAFIRKLKYFTYDINSRHFDLLALHGGIHNFAEKYGIDSKLSYRLQLCCEELVYEIISGCYDNDSQVDINISVSYSEADSTTLINLTAKNAKKFNPFEINESDDEENIHLGVAMLKRISQDIKYNFDSGSNNIEIVLGERK, encoded by the coding sequence ATGAGCTTAATTCAAGTTAAAAATTTGTGTAAATCATTCGGGAGTCTTAAAGTCTTACAGGGCGTTAATCTCGAAGTTGACGAGGGCGAAAAAATTGCAATAATAGGCGGCTCAGGCTGCGGCAAAAGTGTATTCTTGCGTTCACTGGAATTATTAGAAGTCCCTGACAGCGGACAAATTTTTATAGACGGTGAAGAGATTACAGCGAGAAGTGCAGACGTTAATAGAATCAGGCGCAAAATGGGCATGGTCTATCAGAAATTTTATTTATTCTCGCACATGAATGTATTAGATAATTTGTGCCTTGCTCCCGTTAAACTTTTAGGAATTTCTCGCAAAGAAGCAGAAGAGCAGGCTATGGACTGGCTTGCAAAAGTCGGCTTAACTTCAAAAGCTCATTCAATGCCCGCTAAATTGTCAGGAGGTCAGCAGCAAAGAATCGCAATTTGCCGTTCACTCATGATGAAGCCGAAAGTTTTATTATTTGACGAGCCGACTAGCGCATTAGATCCCACTATGGTCGGGGAAGTTCTCGCTATGATTCGAATGCTCACAAAACATAATATGACTATGTTAATCGTAACTCATGAAATGAATTTTGCGCGTGAAGTTGCTGACAGAGTTTTATTTTTTGCCGACGGGGGGATTTATGAGCAGGGAACGCCGGATAAAATTTTTGACTCGCCTGAACGTGAAAAGACTATAGCATTTATTCGCAAATTAAAATATTTCACGTACGATATTAACTCGCGGCATTTTGACTTGTTAGCACTGCACGGGGGGATTCACAATTTCGCGGAGAAATACGGGATTGACTCAAAACTTTCATACAGGCTGCAATTATGCTGTGAGGAGCTTGTATACGAGATTATTTCAGGCTGCTATGATAATGACTCTCAAGTTGATATTAATATCAGCGTCTCATATTCAGAAGCCGACTCTACGACTTTAATAAATCTCACTGCCAAGAATGCGAAAAAATTCAACCCCTTTGAGATTAACGAGTCAGACGACGAAGAAAATATACATCTGGGAGTCGCCATGTTAAAGCGGATTTCTCAAGATATAAAATATAATTTTGACTCAGGCAGTAATAATATTGAAATTGTCTTAGGTGAAAGGAAGTAA
- a CDS encoding transporter substrate-binding domain-containing protein, with protein MKKFLLALLLIALIASSSFAASHRVGLIEKININASDFAKVYPVGFTRANESLPAPTFKFYDTINAMQLALKAGEIDELAFPEVVANYLMSANPNYLINCVVVFKDTQLAFAFGFKSDNESLRDEFNKALDEIKRDGTLITLQAQFLTPNTSMMGIPTPIYFTKFDGARTIKIAVTGDLPPIDYISPDGKPDGFNAALLSEIARRLKFNVEFLNIDSHARASVLSSGRADSVFWFEIQRGLKTQSDVPEGIILSEPYYNFDTVYHLKLAD; from the coding sequence ATGAAAAAATTTTTACTTGCTTTATTATTAATTGCGTTAATTGCGAGTTCGTCATTTGCCGCGAGTCATAGAGTCGGCCTTATTGAAAAAATTAACATAAACGCGTCGGACTTTGCAAAAGTTTATCCTGTAGGTTTTACGCGTGCTAATGAGAGTTTACCGGCTCCGACATTCAAATTTTATGACACTATTAATGCTATGCAGTTAGCTTTAAAGGCCGGAGAAATTGACGAGCTGGCATTTCCTGAAGTCGTAGCAAATTATTTAATGAGTGCTAACCCGAATTATTTAATAAATTGTGTTGTTGTCTTTAAAGATACTCAGCTGGCCTTTGCATTTGGCTTTAAGTCAGATAATGAATCTCTCAGGGACGAATTTAACAAGGCACTTGACGAGATAAAGCGCGACGGGACATTAATAACTCTTCAAGCACAATTTTTAACGCCTAATACGTCAATGATGGGAATTCCCACGCCGATTTATTTCACGAAATTTGACGGAGCTAGAACTATCAAAATCGCTGTAACAGGAGACTTGCCTCCGATTGATTATATTTCGCCAGATGGTAAGCCGGACGGGTTTAATGCTGCTTTACTGTCAGAAATTGCCCGGAGATTAAAATTTAACGTTGAATTCTTAAATATTGACTCACATGCAAGGGCTTCTGTTCTCTCATCAGGGCGGGCGGATTCAGTTTTCTGGTTTGAGATTCAGCGCGGACTAAAGACTCAGTCAGATGTGCCGGAGGGTATAATTTTGTCAGAGCCTTATTATAATTTTGACACGGTTTATCATTTGAAATTAGCTGATTAG
- a CDS encoding MetQ/NlpA family ABC transporter substrate-binding protein: MTKKFLAALVLVLILAFSAYADQVVRLGVTGSVYDEMWAPAKELLAKEGITLEVIQFTDYVTPNRALADGDIDLNGFQHQIYFADELASRGYKLTNIANTFVVPLNLYSIKIKKLDEIKDGDVIAIPNDPTNGGRAIKVLATSGLITLKKDAGFNPAKEDIEKYNVKITIQELAANTIPSALPDITAGVINDTYALDYGLKASDAVFEDQAREHEYWNLIAARTSDLADPAKVELYSKVVKAYQSPEMKEALSKLYGGFFRPVGWDEDLLAPFKK; encoded by the coding sequence ATGACAAAGAAATTTTTAGCGGCGTTAGTTCTTGTATTAATTCTTGCTTTCAGTGCATATGCTGATCAAGTAGTAAGGCTCGGCGTTACCGGCAGCGTTTATGACGAAATGTGGGCACCTGCTAAAGAATTACTCGCAAAAGAAGGAATAACCCTCGAAGTGATTCAATTCACGGATTATGTAACTCCTAACAGGGCACTTGCTGACGGAGATATTGATTTAAACGGTTTCCAGCATCAGATTTATTTTGCTGACGAACTCGCAAGCCGAGGCTACAAACTCACGAACATAGCAAATACTTTTGTTGTGCCGTTGAATCTCTATTCAATCAAGATTAAGAAATTAGACGAGATCAAAGACGGCGACGTGATAGCGATTCCAAATGACCCGACAAATGGAGGCCGTGCAATAAAAGTTTTAGCGACTTCAGGATTAATCACGTTAAAGAAAGATGCAGGCTTCAACCCCGCAAAAGAAGACATCGAGAAATATAACGTTAAAATCACTATTCAGGAACTCGCAGCGAACACTATTCCTTCAGCTTTACCCGACATTACGGCAGGTGTAATTAATGACACATACGCCCTTGATTATGGACTTAAGGCAAGTGATGCAGTTTTTGAAGATCAGGCACGCGAGCACGAATATTGGAATTTGATAGCGGCAAGGACTTCAGATTTAGCAGACCCCGCAAAAGTCGAATTATACAGCAAAGTCGTTAAAGCCTATCAGAGTCCCGAAATGAAAGAAGCACTCTCGAAACTTTACGGCGGATTCTTCAGGCCGGTGGGCTGGGACGAAGATTTATTAGCTCCGTTCAAGAAATAA
- a CDS encoding polysaccharide deacetylase family protein, with amino-acid sequence MLRKIMLLSLALFACLEYGTLSDERSKYGIAAGDPFVREVVLTFDDGPRESGMQEIMSVLESYDVHATFFVVGKFAERYGNITLELAKSGQELANHTYTHPKLFRLWVEKIMREAERCDEVLESLGLNKTRFLRPPGGSFTMNIFNAMRRMNLCLGLWSLNTGDYTGRPAEEISRLVLKSTRPGTIILMHSGVPNTVKALPAIIEGLKAQGYTFVRLCEMRDCGKI; translated from the coding sequence ATGCTGCGTAAAATAATGCTCCTGAGTCTGGCTTTGTTCGCTTGTCTTGAATATGGGACTCTCTCAGACGAAAGGAGCAAATACGGAATTGCCGCCGGAGACCCTTTTGTGCGTGAAGTTGTATTAACTTTTGACGACGGCCCGCGCGAGTCAGGTATGCAGGAAATTATGAGCGTTCTTGAGTCTTATGATGTTCACGCGACATTTTTTGTAGTAGGAAAGTTTGCCGAACGTTATGGAAATATAACGCTTGAACTTGCTAAATCAGGTCAGGAACTCGCAAATCATACTTACACGCACCCGAAATTATTTCGTTTATGGGTAGAAAAAATTATGCGTGAAGCAGAACGCTGTGATGAAGTGTTAGAGTCTCTTGGCCTGAATAAGACAAGATTTTTGCGGCCTCCGGGCGGCTCGTTCACTATGAATATATTTAATGCGATGCGGCGTATGAATTTGTGTTTAGGGCTTTGGAGCTTGAACACAGGAGATTACACAGGGCGGCCTGCTGAAGAGATTTCGCGTTTAGTTCTCAAGAGTACAAGACCGGGCACAATTATATTAATGCATTCAGGAGTTCCTAATACAGTTAAAGCACTTCCCGCAATAATAGAAGGCCTGAAAGCTCAAGGATATACATTTGTGAGACTCTGCGAAATGAGAGACTGCGGCAAAATATAA
- a CDS encoding transporter substrate-binding domain-containing protein — MKKFFALIIILLLACPLFAAEVPEDLEVGFLTRLKTNPDEFYKIVKESWTTKGWAILGGNHSLSTAKFYDSLSAMQLALDRNDIEEMILPDFVAEYLIRTNSKYTVSCMSRAETMSLCFGFMRDNKSLLDKWNSALRSMKADWVLMAINQKYLKDFAASNNQYDYIYGNNPRKEREKFAVKLEHFPGADTVRVAITGDLPPVDFVNEQGLPAGFNVAVLAEIGRRLRVNIQPVQVETGSRAAALVSGRADVVFWFEVDRSKDAQLDIPDGIIFSDSYLDWNTFLHVRLDEE, encoded by the coding sequence ATGAAAAAGTTTTTTGCGCTGATTATAATATTATTGCTTGCATGTCCGTTATTTGCTGCTGAAGTTCCCGAAGATTTAGAAGTAGGCTTCTTGACTCGGCTTAAGACAAATCCCGATGAGTTTTACAAGATAGTAAAAGAGTCATGGACGACTAAAGGCTGGGCAATTTTAGGCGGTAATCACTCGTTAAGCACGGCGAAATTTTATGATTCACTCTCGGCTATGCAGTTAGCACTAGATCGCAATGATATAGAAGAAATGATTTTGCCCGATTTTGTTGCTGAATATTTAATCAGGACTAATTCAAAATATACTGTGTCATGCATGTCAAGGGCTGAGACTATGAGTCTTTGCTTTGGATTCATGAGAGATAATAAATCTTTACTTGACAAATGGAATTCTGCCCTGCGTTCAATGAAAGCCGACTGGGTATTGATGGCCATAAATCAGAAATATTTAAAGGATTTCGCAGCGAGTAATAATCAATATGATTATATTTACGGTAATAATCCGAGAAAGGAGCGCGAAAAATTTGCGGTAAAACTCGAACACTTCCCCGGAGCTGATACAGTCAGAGTAGCAATTACAGGAGATTTGCCGCCGGTTGATTTCGTGAATGAACAGGGACTCCCGGCAGGTTTTAATGTTGCAGTGCTCGCAGAAATCGGCAGGCGTTTACGAGTCAACATTCAGCCCGTCCAAGTCGAAACAGGTTCAAGGGCAGCGGCTCTTGTGTCAGGTCGTGCGGACGTAGTTTTCTGGTTTGAAGTTGATAGATCAAAAGATGCCCAGTTAGATATACCCGACGGAATAATTTTCTCGGATTCATATTTGGACTGGAACACATTTTTACATGTTAGACTAGATGAGGAGTGA
- a CDS encoding phosphoenolpyruvate carboxykinase (ATP), translating to MSTIGYYDPENFKKVYHAQPRTTIETLFYGNNVHHVLDLKEAYNLAKNSPGTIELTGMPVYKPTEQELPMDANVLLFNDGAIFGRTAAARRIVGYPDVDVAKYCKIIREAVYNMRYKKLYQADAYVGLDEDFMTSAHIILPEGYENNLYNWMINFQYANEAYKPRYEKSRRVSDHDGDIFFVADPDWSHPDFPLGLAFFSPEENCAIVLGLRYFGELKKGTLTLAWGIAARNGYASCHGGLKRYTLKDGSNKKFVLAAFGLSGSGKSTITHAKHDGKYDVMVLHDDAFVVNVKDKYAIALEPTYFDKVADYPIGCPDNKFLLTMQNCGCVKDADGKLIAVTEDVRNGNGRAIKSRMWSPNRVDRIDEPLNAIFWLMRDPTLPPVLKLEGPSLASVLGATLATKRTSAENLAPGVDPDALVCEPYANPFRTYPLGMDYERFKQLISDGVDCYILNTGNFMGKPVGKENTLMIIERIVEGKANWVPFGKLSGIKTMEIPGFDADLSNDEYRTQLKKRFQDRLNFIKSRDTERGGIDKLPADAHEAVEKLIAEIG from the coding sequence ATGTCAACAATCGGATATTATGATCCTGAAAATTTCAAGAAAGTATATCATGCACAGCCGCGCACAACTATTGAAACACTTTTTTACGGGAATAACGTTCACCATGTATTAGATCTCAAAGAGGCCTATAATTTAGCAAAGAATTCACCCGGCACAATCGAATTAACAGGAATGCCCGTTTATAAGCCCACCGAGCAGGAATTACCGATGGACGCAAATGTTTTATTATTCAATGACGGAGCAATTTTCGGACGAACTGCCGCAGCCCGCAGAATAGTGGGCTATCCTGATGTAGACGTAGCAAAATATTGCAAGATTATCCGTGAAGCAGTATATAACATGCGCTACAAGAAATTATATCAAGCTGATGCATATGTAGGACTTGACGAAGATTTTATGACGAGCGCACATATTATTTTGCCTGAAGGTTACGAGAATAATTTATATAACTGGATGATTAATTTCCAGTACGCAAATGAAGCCTATAAACCTAGATACGAGAAATCAAGACGCGTTTCAGATCATGACGGAGATATTTTCTTTGTAGCTGATCCCGACTGGTCGCACCCTGACTTCCCGCTCGGACTCGCTTTCTTCTCACCTGAAGAGAACTGCGCGATAGTTTTAGGTTTGAGATATTTCGGCGAATTAAAGAAAGGAACTCTAACACTTGCATGGGGTATCGCAGCTAGAAACGGTTACGCTTCATGTCACGGCGGACTCAAGAGATATACACTTAAGGACGGCAGCAATAAAAAATTTGTATTAGCGGCATTTGGTCTGTCAGGTTCGGGCAAGTCAACAATAACTCACGCAAAGCACGACGGAAAATATGATGTAATGGTCTTGCATGATGATGCATTTGTAGTAAACGTCAAAGATAAATACGCGATTGCATTAGAGCCTACATATTTTGACAAGGTTGCAGATTATCCGATCGGCTGCCCTGATAATAAATTCTTGCTTACAATGCAGAATTGCGGCTGTGTTAAGGACGCTGACGGAAAATTAATCGCAGTTACTGAAGACGTGAGAAACGGCAACGGACGCGCAATTAAATCCCGTATGTGGTCGCCCAACAGAGTAGACAGAATTGACGAGCCATTAAATGCTATTTTCTGGCTGATGAGAGACCCGACACTCCCGCCTGTCTTGAAACTTGAAGGCCCCTCGCTTGCTTCAGTATTAGGAGCGACTCTTGCAACAAAGAGAACCAGCGCGGAAAACTTAGCACCCGGAGTAGATCCTGACGCTTTAGTTTGTGAGCCTTATGCTAACCCGTTCAGAACATACCCGCTCGGAATGGACTATGAAAGATTCAAGCAGTTAATTTCTGACGGCGTGGACTGCTATATTCTCAACACTGGCAATTTCATGGGCAAACCGGTCGGCAAAGAGAATACTTTAATGATAATTGAGCGCATTGTCGAGGGTAAAGCAAACTGGGTACCATTCGGAAAATTGAGCGGCATTAAGACAATGGAGATTCCCGGCTTTGATGCAGATTTAAGCAATGACGAGTACCGCACTCAGTTAAAGAAACGTTTTCAGGATAGATTGAACTTTATCAAATCGCGCGACACAGAAAGAGGCGGAATTGATAAACTCCCTGCAGACGCTCATGAGGCAGTAGAGAAATTAATAGCTGAAATCGGCTAA
- a CDS encoding bifunctional metallophosphatase/5'-nucleotidase — protein MRKILALILILAALNIPAYAVNLPDKDIFIIYTNDVHCGIDDHIGYDGLAYYVKQMKESNPYVTLVDAGDAVQGDTVGAISHGRYIIELMNFLSYDIAVPGNHEFDYGWGQFENFVKNLKCGYLSCNFRDIAANKLILTPYKILNYGNVKVAYVGICTPETMVKSTPMTFMDEHGKFIYDFDGESTGKKLCASVQKAADDARAAGADFVVAVGHLGEYEDIMKEWSSPFIIANTRGIDVLIDGHSHEITPSLKIKNLDGREINITQSGTKLMRIGQVVIHTDGTITTGLIDKVDGKDSDTDNLIQDIRKRYEGTLKSHLAYTSFDLLALNDQGEWLVRDGETNLCNLAADGGLYAAKETKTGHADISLINAGALRKNIKAGEITYNEALSVQPFGNTFGLYEMSGQTILDELEFGARLIPNRFGGFLHVAGLTYTINEKIPTPVKLDDHGKFIGIEGERRVSDVLVNGQPIDPNKKYIVSGTDFVIRGGGDGHVFKDAKLIERDFMVDTDVFAHYIKSLGVIPERYSKSQNRIKFVK, from the coding sequence ATGCGCAAGATTTTAGCGTTGATTTTAATATTAGCTGCGTTAAATATTCCTGCTTATGCTGTGAATTTACCCGATAAAGATATATTTATCATTTACACGAACGACGTACACTGCGGAATTGATGATCACATAGGTTATGATGGACTCGCTTATTACGTCAAGCAAATGAAAGAGTCAAATCCATATGTAACACTTGTAGATGCCGGAGACGCTGTGCAGGGTGATACAGTGGGCGCGATCTCTCACGGGCGATATATAATCGAGTTAATGAATTTCTTGAGCTATGATATTGCAGTACCCGGAAATCATGAATTTGATTACGGCTGGGGACAATTTGAGAATTTCGTCAAGAATCTCAAGTGCGGCTATCTTTCTTGTAACTTCAGGGATATAGCGGCGAATAAATTAATTTTGACACCGTATAAAATTTTGAATTACGGAAATGTAAAAGTTGCTTATGTCGGAATCTGCACGCCCGAAACTATGGTAAAATCAACGCCCATGACTTTTATGGACGAACACGGAAAATTTATATATGATTTTGACGGAGAAAGCACGGGTAAAAAGTTATGCGCTTCAGTCCAGAAAGCAGCCGATGACGCACGGGCAGCCGGAGCAGATTTTGTTGTAGCAGTCGGACATTTAGGCGAATATGAAGACATTATGAAAGAATGGAGCTCACCTTTTATAATCGCAAATACCCGCGGAATTGATGTATTAATTGACGGACATTCGCACGAGATAACGCCCTCGCTGAAAATCAAGAATCTTGACGGCCGCGAAATAAATATAACTCAATCGGGTACAAAATTAATGCGTATAGGCCAAGTTGTAATTCATACGGACGGGACTATAACGACGGGCTTAATTGACAAAGTTGACGGCAAAGACTCCGACACAGATAATTTAATTCAAGACATTAGAAAGCGTTATGAAGGCACGTTAAAATCTCATTTAGCTTATACTAGTTTTGATTTACTTGCTTTGAACGATCAAGGCGAGTGGCTTGTAAGGGACGGCGAGACAAATTTATGCAACCTCGCAGCAGACGGGGGACTCTATGCGGCAAAAGAGACGAAAACCGGACACGCTGATATTTCATTAATAAACGCCGGTGCACTCCGCAAAAATATTAAAGCCGGAGAAATTACATATAATGAAGCCTTATCAGTCCAGCCATTTGGCAATACTTTCGGGCTTTATGAGATGTCAGGCCAGACTATTCTTGACGAGTTAGAATTTGGCGCGAGACTCATTCCGAACAGATTCGGCGGTTTCTTGCATGTTGCCGGATTGACTTACACAATTAACGAGAAGATACCGACTCCCGTAAAACTTGACGATCATGGAAAATTTATAGGCATTGAGGGCGAACGCAGAGTCAGTGATGTACTTGTGAACGGCCAGCCTATTGACCCGAATAAAAAATATATAGTATCAGGGACAGATTTTGTCATACGAGGCGGCGGAGACGGGCATGTGTTCAAGGACGCAAAATTAATCGAACGTGATTTTATGGTCGATACTGATGTATTTGCGCATTATATAAAGTCTTTAGGTGTAATTCCTGAACGTTATAGCAAGTCCCAGAATAGAATCAAATTTGTGAAGTAA
- a CDS encoding amino acid ABC transporter permease — protein sequence MTLSDILYKILIQGGSYWTILKGLGSTVEISVYSLLFGTILGAFVCMLRMSKITILRFLATVYIVILRGSPVLMLLMLMYYGIFARSSLEANTIAIITFALNVAAHVAELLRASINATDYGQVEAARTLGFSAFQAFKLVTLPQIVTIAKPVYQSTVINLIQWTSVVGYVSITDLTRVINNIASRTMQPMITIIIGMLIYLALAYIVHGLFALSDYMQARKEREAAVYE from the coding sequence ATGACTCTCAGCGATATATTATATAAAATTTTGATTCAGGGCGGATCATACTGGACGATTCTTAAGGGCTTAGGCTCGACTGTAGAAATTTCTGTATATTCGCTTTTATTCGGGACAATACTGGGCGCGTTTGTGTGTATGCTCAGAATGTCAAAGATAACAATTTTGAGATTTCTTGCGACGGTTTATATAGTAATTTTGCGCGGGTCTCCTGTGTTAATGCTGTTAATGCTTATGTATTACGGGATTTTTGCGCGGAGTTCACTAGAGGCGAATACTATAGCAATTATCACATTTGCATTGAATGTAGCTGCCCATGTTGCCGAGTTATTAAGAGCGTCAATTAATGCTACTGATTACGGCCAAGTAGAAGCAGCTAGAACACTGGGATTTTCTGCGTTTCAAGCATTCAAGCTCGTTACTTTGCCGCAGATTGTTACAATAGCAAAGCCCGTTTATCAGTCTACAGTTATAAATTTAATTCAATGGACGAGCGTCGTCGGCTATGTGTCGATTACTGATTTAACGCGGGTAATTAATAATATAGCGTCAAGAACTATGCAGCCAATGATTACGATTATAATCGGCATGTTGATTTATTTGGCACTTGCTTATATAGTACACGGATTATTTGCGCTGTCTGATTATATGCAGGCTCGTAAAGAAAGAGAGGCCGCTGTTTATGAGTAA
- a CDS encoding ATP-binding cassette domain-containing protein gives MIELEHIVKKFHADKNNKEIHAVNDVSLTINDGEIYGIIGFSGAGKSTLVRCINLLERPDSGHVRIDGVEMTELKPRDLYKARTKIGMIFQQFNLMPSRTVLQNVAYPLKGLSRDEVRKKVRSLLELVEISDKENAYPSELSGGQKQRVAIARALANDPKILLCDEATSALDPQTTGSILQLLKELNKILGLTIVVITHEMEVVKNICRKAAVMDAGRIIESGDVFTIFSNPQHEVTKNFVRTTSNLSKIETLIKDDSPMVKLKPGELMARLVYVHADVSEPLISYASRAFDIEINIILADVEIVAGAMVGGTVVIFNGDGEKINRAIEYYKSKNIRVEVIQDARTQCFIA, from the coding sequence TTGATTGAGCTTGAACATATTGTTAAAAAATTTCATGCCGACAAGAATAATAAAGAGATTCACGCCGTAAATGACGTATCACTCACAATAAACGACGGCGAAATTTACGGGATTATAGGATTCTCCGGCGCAGGAAAATCTACCCTTGTACGCTGCATAAATCTGCTCGAACGCCCTGACTCCGGCCATGTCAGAATCGACGGTGTAGAGATGACAGAATTAAAGCCTAGAGATTTATATAAGGCTCGCACTAAAATCGGAATGATATTCCAGCAATTTAATTTAATGCCTTCCCGCACTGTCTTGCAAAATGTAGCTTACCCGTTAAAAGGCTTGTCCCGCGATGAAGTCAGAAAAAAGGTGCGTTCACTGTTAGAACTCGTAGAAATTTCTGATAAAGAAAACGCCTACCCGTCCGAATTATCAGGAGGCCAGAAACAACGAGTCGCAATCGCACGAGCACTCGCAAATGACCCGAAAATTTTATTATGTGATGAGGCAACCAGCGCGCTAGATCCTCAAACAACGGGATCAATTCTGCAATTACTCAAAGAATTAAATAAAATACTCGGTCTCACAATCGTAGTAATTACTCATGAAATGGAAGTAGTAAAGAATATTTGCCGAAAAGCTGCAGTAATGGACGCAGGCAGAATTATAGAGTCCGGCGATGTATTTACAATTTTTTCCAATCCTCAGCACGAAGTAACTAAAAATTTTGTGCGCACAACCTCGAATCTCTCAAAAATTGAGACGTTAATAAAAGATGACTCGCCTATGGTCAAATTAAAGCCGGGTGAATTAATGGCGCGTCTTGTATATGTTCATGCTGATGTGTCGGAGCCGTTAATTTCTTATGCGTCACGAGCTTTTGACATTGAGATAAATATAATTCTTGCTGACGTTGAAATTGTTGCGGGTGCTATGGTCGGCGGGACTGTAGTAATCTTTAACGGAGACGGCGAAAAAATTAATCGTGCAATAGAATATTACAAGAGCAAAAATATACGTGTCGAGGTGATTCAAGATGCAAGAACTCAATGCTTTATTGCCTAA
- a CDS encoding ABC transporter permease: MRRLPEFWKACGDTLLMEVWAGSICYVLGLIFGIILTVTKPGGIMENRPVYQVLDKIINLFRSIPFIILLTALMPLSRWIMGTAIYVRGVIVPLVFGATPFFSRQIESALAQTDKGLIEAALSMGSSPFEVIFRVYLRESLAPIIRAITITAISLLGLTAMAGAVGAGGLGDFAIRYGHDRNMIDITWVTVIVLVLGVSLVQWLGEFFARKNTH; the protein is encoded by the coding sequence ATGCGGCGTTTACCTGAATTCTGGAAGGCCTGCGGAGATACTCTTTTAATGGAAGTATGGGCGGGCAGTATTTGTTATGTCTTAGGCTTGATATTCGGCATAATCTTAACAGTAACTAAGCCCGGCGGCATAATGGAAAATCGCCCAGTCTATCAAGTTTTAGACAAAATTATAAATTTATTCCGGTCAATTCCATTTATTATATTGCTGACTGCTTTAATGCCCCTTTCACGGTGGATAATGGGAACTGCTATTTATGTGCGTGGTGTAATAGTGCCTTTAGTTTTCGGGGCGACTCCGTTTTTTTCTCGGCAGATTGAAAGCGCACTGGCTCAGACTGACAAGGGACTAATTGAGGCGGCTTTATCAATGGGATCGAGTCCTTTCGAGGTAATTTTTCGAGTTTATTTGCGTGAAAGTCTTGCGCCCATAATCCGAGCAATTACAATAACGGCTATTAGTTTGCTGGGATTGACTGCTATGGCCGGAGCTGTAGGAGCCGGGGGACTGGGAGATTTCGCGATTCGTTACGGCCATGATAGAAACATGATAGATATTACATGGGTTACTGTTATAGTATTAGTCTTAGGAGTGAGTCTAGTTCAGTGGCTCGGAGAATTTTTTGCGCGGAAAAATACTCACTAG